A stretch of Schistocerca americana isolate TAMUIC-IGC-003095 chromosome 3, iqSchAmer2.1, whole genome shotgun sequence DNA encodes these proteins:
- the LOC124605090 gene encoding peritrophin-1-like codes for MKVLASLLAVCVLVAVVTAAPTCPQNDGSTPVFFPDENDSSSFYECSNGRSVHMACPTGTVWNSNINTCDWPQSRK; via the exons ATGAAGG TGCTCGCTTCTCTTCTGGCTGTGTGCGTGCTGGTAGCCGTGGTGACGgcggcccccacctgcccgcagaACGACGGCTCCACGCCCGTCTTCTTCCCTGACGAGAACGACAGCAGCAGCTTCTACGAGTGCAGCAACGGCAGGTCCGTCCACATGGCCTGCCCCACTGGCACCGTCTGGAACTCCAACATCAACACCTGCGACTGGCCCCAGTCCAGGAAGTAG